TCAATTTGGGAATTATTGTTGGTTGCATTCAAATGTTCACATTGGTCAAGGTTCTACGATTGGGAATTTTGTGTTTATTTATCCCTATGTAGTTCTTACAAATGACCCTACTCCACCCTCAGACATTTGCAATGGACCAACAGTTGGGGATTATTCACAAATTGCTGTTTTTAGCGTTTTATTACCTGGGGTGAAGATAGGTGAGCATTGTCTTGTAGGAGCAGGAAGTATAGTAGGTAAAGATGTTGGGGATTATCAATTAGTATTAGGTAGTCCTGCTAAATTTATTAAAGATGTAAGAGAAATTAAATCAAGGAAGACCGATGAGCCTCATTATCCATGGCCTCAAAGATTTGAAAGAGGTATGCCTTGGGCTAATATTGGTTATGAAAAGTGGCTTGAAGATTCTAATAAAAAGTAAATAGATGGTTAAGTTTTTAGATTTACAAAAAGTAAATGCACAGTATTCAGTTGATTTGAAACAAGTAGCGGCTGAAGTTATTGATAGTGGGTGGTATTTGCAGGGTGAACAAGTGAAACAGTTTGAAGCTGGTTTAGAAGTTTTTCAAGAAGGAGGACATGCTGTTGCAGTAGCTAATGGATTAGACGCTTTGCGTCTTATCTTAAGAGCCTATATGGAGTTAGGGTTTATGCAGGAAGGAGACGAAGTAATTGTACCTGCAAATACTTACATCGCTACTGTATTGGGGATCACAGATAATAAATTAATTCCAGTTTTAGTTGAGCCTGATTTGAACACGTTCAATTTAGATTTGAATTTAATTGAAAGTAAAATTACTTCAAAGACCAAAGCTATTATGGTGGTTCACCTCTATGGGCGTGTATGTTGGAGTAACGAATTAGTTTCGTTGGCTAAGAAACACAATTTAAAAATTATTGAAGATAATGCACAAGCCATAGGAGCGCTATGGAATGGTACCCGTTCTGGAAATTTAGGGGATGCTGCCGGTTTTAGTTTTTACCCGGGTAAGAATCTGGGAGCATTAGGAGATTCTGGAGCTGTAACCACAAAAGATGCAGAATTAGCTAAAGCCGTTCGCATTTTGGCAAATTATGGTTCTTCTAAGAAATATGTGAATCAATACCAAGGTTTAAATAGTCGTATGGATGAAATGCAGGCTGCATTTTTAAATGTTAAATTACGCTATTTGGAGAATGAAACTCTACGTCGTCAAGAGATTGCAAACTACTACATTGAGAATATCAAGAGTGATAAATTAGTCTTGCCAAATGCTGGGGATCTTCATGAACATGTTTGGCATCTTTTTGTAATTCGTACCAATAAACGGGATGAATTGCAAGACTATTTGCAAGAAAATGGAATTCAAACATTAATTCATTATCCTATTCCTTTGTACAAACAGGAATGTTACTCCTATATGGTGGATATTTCTTTGCCTATAACAGAGCAGATACATCAGGAAGTGTTGAGTTTACCTATCAGTCCTGTGATGAATATTGATGAAATAGAGAAAGTGGTAATGGCTTTAAATAAATTTTAATTATTTTGAAATTATTAAAGACTTCTTTTTTTTCAGCAATAATTACTGTGATTAGATTAGCGTCTGGTTTTATTGCTAATAAAGTGGTAGCCATATACACTGGTCCAGGAGGAGTAGCGCTAATAGGTGCTTTTACAAATTTTATTGCTATAGCATTAACTTTTGCTAATGGAGCAATTAATAATGGTGTAATAAAGTATACTTCAGAATATGAGGGAAATGAGGTGCAACAAAAATTACTGGTTAGTACCTCCTTTAAAATTTCTATTTATTGTTCCATAATCTTTGGACCAATATTAATTATTTTCGCCCCAATTTTTTCAACTTGGATATTGACAAATAATATATATACAAATGCGATTCGTGTTTTAGGAATTAGTATTGTTTTATATTCTTTAAATAGTTTATTAATAGCCATTTTAAATGGAAGGCATCAAATTAAAACATATACCATAGTAAATACAATAGGAAGTATAGTAGGATTGTTATTTACAATTTTTCTAGTATATTTTTTTAAAGTTGATGGTGCATTATATGCATTAGTTTTATCTCAGTCAATAGTTTTCTTTATTACATTATCATTAATTGTAAAAAGCCCTTGGTTTTCGTGGAGTTATTTCACTCAGCCATTTAATAAAGTACTAGCCAAAAAATTAGGGGGATTTAGCCTAATGGCTATCGTTACTGCAATTTTGGTTCCAGTTTCGCAGATTTTATTAAGAAACTTAATAATTGATAAAGTTGGAATTGATGGAGCCGGTTATTGGCAAGGAATGATGAAAGTTTCTGATGGATACTTGTTACTAATTGTTACATCGCTCAGTACATATTATTTACCTAAATTATCATCTTTAAAAACAAATAAAGAATTGCGAAATGAAATTTTTAAAGGATATAAAATTATTTTGCCAATAGTATTTTTTGGTTGTGTTATAATTTATTACTTGAGGTTTTTTATAATAAAAATTTTATATACTCCTTCGTTTTTACAGATGGAAACATTATTTTTTTGGCAATTGGTTGGTGATTTTTTTAAGATGGCAGCGTGGATATTATCATATTTGATGTTGGCAAAGGCTATGGTTAAAATTTTTATATTCACAGAAGTATTATTCACAGTATTATATGTTGTCCTTGGTTTTGTATTTGTTCATCATTTAGAATTAATAGGTATAACAATTGCTTTTGCCTTAAACTATATATTATATTTTTTAACTATGTTGTTCATATTTAGAAAGTTAATATTCAATAAAAATTATTAATTATGACTCCACTAGTAAGTATTGCAATTGTTACCTATAACCAAAAAGAATATTTAAAAGAATGTATAGAATCTATATTAAAGCAAGATTATGAAAATAAAGAAATAATTGTTGCCGATGATGGTTCGACCGATGGGACACAAGAGATGTTATTGAAATATGAACAGGAATATCCAAATTTATTTATCTTAAAATTGGCAAAAAATAATTTAGGTATAACGAAAAATCATAATGTTGCACATTACGCATGTAAAGGAAAATATATTTCTTGGATGGGAGGTGATGATTTAATGATGCCTGGGAAAATTATTAAGCAGGTAGGCTTTATGGAGGCTCATCCAAACTGTACCTTGTTATATCACAATTTAGAAGTTTTTTTTTCAGATGGCATTCAAAAATCATATCTATTAAACTCAAAAAGAAATGCCAAAGAAGGAGATGTTGAGACCTTAATCAAATATGGTTCTTTTAATGGAGGTTCTTCAACAATGCTTAGAAGGAGTAAGGCTCCTCAATATGGATTTGATGAAAGATTGCCAATAGCTAGCGATTGGATGTATTGGGTTGAAGCACTTGGTAACGGCGGTGAAATTAGATATCTTGATGAAGTGTTAGGAAGATACAGACGTCATGGTAATAATGTTACGTCACAGCAGAATTACAATGCATATATAGACCATCTTAATTCTTGTAACATACTTTTAACTAAGTATCCTTACTTACAAAATGTAATTTTATATAGATATTCTGAAAATTTACGAGCATTAAGGTATAAAGAAAAAGAAAATTATCTCAATTGGATAAAAGTTAGTTTTTGTGCTGGATTTAATATGAAAAGTTTAGTTGCTTATATTTTATACTTTGTCTCGTTAAAAAAAATTAGTAAGTAGTGATCGAATCTCAAATAAATAAAACCATTTTTCCTCATGGAAAACTAAATTTTCTTTTGAAGTTTATTTTTATATTTTCAATATTTTTTGATATAAATTTTACTTTTTTACCAAGCATTACAACAGCAAGAATATGTTTTCTAGTTTTACTTTTAGTAAGTGTCAATAAAAAAAAAGTGTTTGCCAAAACATTTTACAATTTTTTATTTTCTTTATCTTTAGTGTTCTTAGTTGCTTTAATTCAGTATTCTTTTTCATCTGACTCGGCTCAACTTTCAAGACTGTTATGGTTTACGCTTTATAGTATAATTGCTCCTTTTCTTTTTATTAGTTTTATTAAAAGTAGAAATGAGCTATTATACTTAATTAGTTTTACTGTTGCATTACAAGCTATCCTTACTATACTTTCTTTTATAAATCCATCAATAAAAGCATTATTTTATAATTTAATAATATTTACCTCTAATTTTGACGAAGATCAAGTATTAAGAGCTGTTGCATTTGCTTCAATTGGTGGTGCTGGCTTGTCTGTAATTCAAAGCATAGGAGTAATATCATCATTAGTACTTTTAAAAATAAATAATAATGGTTTTTATAGGACTATTTTACTTTGGTTTATTATAATTATTATAATTGTTTCAATTGTTTTGATTGGTCGGACAGGTTTGTTTATTTCATTTTTTAGTCTCATAATATATTTTATCAATCAAATAAAAAAAATTAAAAACATAGTATTAATTAGTTTGATTAGCGTTACTATTTATCAAGTAAATTTAATTAGTATCTTAGAGAATCTTACTTCAGGAATTAATGGTTTTAGTGTTGATGTTTTTACAGAATGGATAGAGAATGCATTTAAATTAAAGAATAATGATACTAGTGAAGCGCTTGCTAGTATGCCTATTCCTCCAATTAATCTTCAGACAATAATAGGGACGGGTCGAGTTGTTCATGAATCAGGAATCGGAAATGCTTCAGGCAACGACTCGGGATACATTCAAACGTATTATTCTTTAGGCTTATTAATTTCAGTATTTTTTTACACTATATATATTCTTTTTTTAAGGAATCAGATTAATAGAACAAGCAGTAAATCTCTTTATATTCTCTTATTCATAATGTTTACGATTGAAATTAAAGAACCATTTATTTTTCAGTATGTTTTTCCTTTTTTTGTGCTAAGTATTATTTTAGTTAGTAATAAGATAAAAATAAATAGTGATAGTAGATTATACATTGAATAGTTAAGTGTTAATTGTGTAAAAAAAAATATATATTAATGTGTGGAATTTTTGGTTTTTTAGGAAAAAAATATCAGGGGAGTAGAGAGGATTTACTGGTTATGAAAAACAGCCTGAATCATAGAGGTCCAGATCACTTTGATTTTTCTAGTTTAGAAATAAATAAGGAGTATTCTGTTAATTTAGGACACGTTAGACTTTCAATAATTGATACATCTAGCGCGGGTAACCAGCCTATGAATAGCCAAAGTGGAAGGTTTACGATTGTTTTCAATGGAGAAATCTATAATTTCTTAGACATTAAGAAAGAAATAGAAGAAAGATTGCCCGAAATTTTATGGAAAGGAAGTTCTGATACAGAAGTACTTCTGGCAGGATTTGAACTTTTTGGCTTGCAAGAGTGTGTTTCTAAATTAGTCGGAATGTTTGCTTTCGGCCTTTGGGACAATGAACTGCAGAAGTTTTGCTTAGTTCGTGATAGAATTGGAGAAAAACCATTGTATTATGGGTTTCAAGGAGGTCAATTTGTCTTTGCGTCTGAATTGAAAGCATTTGAAGTGCATTCAAACTTTGAAAAAGTTTTAAATATTGACGCTGCAGTTGGTTTTTTACTTAGAAGTTGCGTGCCTCAAAACCTTTCAATATATAAAAATATTTACAAAGTTATTCCAGGTACAATCATGGAATTTGATTTTGATATAATTCAAAAACAAACTTTACCTGAACCAATTGTTTATTGGTCTTTAGTTGATAAAGTTAAGGAATTAGAGAAGAATAATTTCAAAGGAACGTATCAAGAAGCAAAAGATAAATTAGAACAATTACTAATTCAGGCTGTTAAAAATCAGTCTATTTCAGATGTACCATTAGGAGCTTTTTTATCTGGAGGGATTGATTCTTCTTTGGTTTGTGCAATATTAAAAAAGTATGTAAAAAGCGATTTGCATACTTATACAATTGCAATGCCAGAACCTGGGCAAAATGAATCTGTACACGCGGAAAAAGTAGCCAATAGCCTAGGAACAATTCACAAATCAAAAGAATTAAATACTGATGAAATTATTAGTCGAGTAGATGAGATTATCAGCTATTGGGACGAACCTTTTGCAGACAGTTCACAAATTCCAACTTTTTTTGTTTCAGAATTGGCAAAAAATGAAGTAACGGTTTCTTTGAGTGGTGATGGTGCAGACGAGTTTGTCTATGGTTATTCTGACCATCCTATTTATGATAAATATGCAAGTTTTAAAATAGCATCTATTTTAGGGGTGGATAAATTTTTTGGTTTTGTTATGAAATTTGAGCCATTTCGCAAAATAGGAATTTTAAATAGAATTCAAAATTTTCTGTCTCTAACTACTATTTTAAAAAACAGCAAAAATCTAAATGAAGCTCATGCAGAATGGAGAAACAAATTCAGAAATAATCCATTACCTTTGAAAAACAACTTGATTTCATTCTCAGATGATTTTTTAAAGACAAAAGATTTAGGATTTAATTTTGCGGGTTATTACGATGCTCTTGCTTATTTGCCAGACGACATTCTTGTTAAAGTTGATAGAGCAGCTATGGCGGTAAGCTTAGAGTCTCGTGCGCCTTTTCTTGACCATAGAGTACTTGAGTTTTTAATAAGCCTACCCAAAGAATTTAAATACGAAAATAATATTTCGAAAAGAATTTTAAAAGACATCCTATATGATTATGTTCCAAAATCAATTGTTGATAGACCAAAACAAGGTTTCTCAATTCCTCTAACATTTTGGTTGAGAAATGATTTGAAAGATTGGGGTCTTAAGATTATAGAGCAAATACCATTTGACTCAACTTTTTGGGATAGAAAATTGGTATTTAAAATATGGGATGAACATCAAGAACATAAAGTTGATCATACTGAAAGAATATGGAACATCCTTTTGCTTGAAAGTTTTTTTAAAAGAAAAAAAATGCTTCATCATGCAAGTGAAGTTTAAATTTATTATAAAAGTTATTTTGATTTGGAACAAATAAAAAAAATTGTTTTTTTAGAGGCTGTACAAGATTATGGTGGCGCTAGAATTAGTGCTGTAGAGTTAGCTGAAAGATTGTCTAGGAAGCATAAGGTAACAATAATTGACTTTTATGGTTCTTGTACTCCTTTTGTAGAGAATGTGACAAAGCGAGGAATAGACTTGCGTATTATTGAGAAAAGAGAGACTCCTTATATTATTAACACTTCACCTGTTTTATTAATAAAAATAATTAACTCACTGTTGTTTATTCCTCATTTAATTGGGATAAGAAAAAAAGTTCAAAATATAATAAAGGAAATACAACCTGATTATATTGTTCTTAATAATTCTAAGGTTTTGTCGTCATTGGTTTACTTTCCAAATAAAAAATTTAAGGTTTTGTTTTTCGCCAGAGGTTGGTTTATTCTAAGTCAAATTTCCAAACTTGATAAATTGCTTTATAAATATCTAGTCGATAAATTTGTATGTGTTTCAAATGCTACTAAACAGGCACTTTTTTGTGGAGGTCTTACTTCATTAGATAATTTGTATGTTGTGCATAATGCCATTTCAGAAGTTGCATTATCTAAAGAAGTTGCTGTTATTGAAAAAGGAGAAAATACCAAGATAATATTGCATGCTGGAGGTTTTTTAAAAGACAAAGGTCAATTAGTGTCATTAGAAATGGCGAAAATATTAAAAGGCAAAGGAGTAGATTTCAAACTGGTTCTTGCTGGATTAGTATATAAAGGAGGTGAATCGGAAGTTTTTTACAATAAGGTAGTTGATTTGGTACGACTGTATAAATTAGATGACGTTGTTGAAATTGTTAAAAACAAACCGAATGTAATAACATATTTTAATGCTTGTGATATCTTAGTACATCCATCAGAAACTGAGGGTTTGCCAAGAGTTATAATGGAAGCTATGATATTGAAAAAACCTGTTGTGGCCAATGCTGTTGGTGGTGTTTCGGATTACATATTAAACGGTTTTACAGGGTTTTTACCACATCACAATTCTGCAGAGGAATATGCCGAATATGTTGAAAAACTTATCGGGAATGAAAAACTATACAATTTTATAGCTGACAATGGTTACAATCTTGTAAAAACAAGTTTTACAGAAGAAAATCAGTTAAATAGTTTAGATAAAGTATTTGAAAGTTAGGATTAATGGAATTCAATAATTAAACATGAAGATTTCTGTAGTAATACCAATGTACAATTCAAGTAAGACTATCTTGATGACATTAAATTCAATAAAAAAGCAAACAATACTTCCTTATGAAGTAATAATAATTGACGATGGCAGTTTGGATGAATCATCGACTATTGTTGAAGATTTTATTTCCAATAATTCAACTTTGAATATTCAGTTAGTCAAAAAAACAAATGGTGGTGTCTCTACAGCAAGAAACGCAGGGATTAAATTAGCGAAGGGAGATTGGATTGCTTTATTAGATAGCGATGATGAATGGTTAATTAATAAACTAGAAAGACAAATTCAAGTACTAAGCGAGAATCCTGAAATTGATTTTTTAGGAACTAATCGTAATGGAGAATATTTTGATAAAATTTTGTGGAAAAAGCTTAGTGTCTTAACAAGAATTTCTCCTAAGTTGTTAATGATTAAGTTTATTTTTGTTGTTCCTACAGTAATTTTTAAAAAAGAGATTATTTCTGATGTTGGTTATTTTGATGAAACTCAAAAGTATGCTGAAGAAGGAAATTATTTTATACGAATTGCTCAAAAATATAATTGTTTTCTTTTGAACGAAAGTTTAGTACTAACTGGAGATGGTAAAGCACATTTTGGACATTCAGGACTTTCGGGGAATTTAAAAGAAATGGAAAAAGGAGAGTTGAAGAATTTAAAAGACGCATTAAATTTAAAAATTATTAATGTTTTGGAATATTCGTGTTTGGTTGTGTTTTCAATCTTGAAATATTTCAGAAGAATAGTGATTGTTAAAACAAGATAAGGCTAATTATGGTAAAGAGATATGGGATTTTAGGTTCGTTGCGATTACTGGTATCATTATTATACACAAAAATATTTTACAGACAAGCGAGGCTTATTCGTTTGCCATTTGATATAAGAAATAAAAGAAATATAAAAATTGGTAAAAATTTCACATCAGGTTTTGGTTGTAGAGTCGAAGCTTTCCCGTTGAATAAAGAAAGTCAAATTTGTATTTCAATTGGTAATAATGTACAAATAAATGATTATGTTCATATTGGAGCTGTTGGGTCTATTACAATTGGAGATAATGTTTTGATGGCAAGTAAGATTTATATTTCTGATCATAACCACGGTAGTTATGATGAGTTATTAAGTGATCACCCTATGAGTTTACCAGTTGATAGAAAAGCAATTTGTAAGCCAGTAGTAATTGGAGATAATGTTTGGTTGGGAGAATCCGTTTGTGTGTTGCCAGGAGTAACCATTGGGGAAGGATGCGTTGTGGGCGCATTATCAGTAGTCACTAAGTCAATACCTCCATATTCAATAGCGGTTGGAAGCCCTGCCAAAGTTATAAAAGAGTACGATTTTGAAATTAATAAATGGATAAAAAAATAAAATTATTATGCAACTAACTAGGTCTCATTTAGCTGAATTGATATTTGATAAATTATTAATTCACAAAGAGGAATTAAAGAAAGAATTCAATCAAAGTGGAAGAATTAATTCATGTGTTATTGATAATCTATTGCCAGAAGCTGTAGCTAGAGAAATTTATGAAGCATATCCTTCTCCAGAGGAAATGGCATTGCATAAATCATTGAGAGAAAATAAGCGAATTGCAGCTCAAATGGACTTATATAATCCTTTGTTAGAAGAAGCGGTTTTTGCTTTCCAGGATGAAAAAATAGTAAGAATAGTTGAAGAGATAACAGGCTTAAAAGAAATGACTCCAGATGAGCATCTTTATGCAGGAGGAATTAGTTTGATGGCTACAGGTAATTTTTTAAATCCCCATTTAGATAATTCACATGATAATGATAGAGAAAATTACCGTGTTTTGAATTTGCTGTATTATGTAACTCCAGAATGGGACTTAAATAACGGTGGAAATTTGGAACTGTGGGATAACGGTATGGGTGAAGTTCAAAGAGTGATTCATTCGAAATTTAATCGTTTAGTACTAATGATTACCAATAAAACTTCAATACACTCAGTAAGTAAAGTTACAGCCTTAGGTAAAAGATGTTGCGTGTCAAATTATTATTTTTCTAAAAAACCAGCTGAGGCTTCTGAGTATTTCCATGTAACTTCTTTTTATGGTAGACCAGAAGAAGCTGTCAAGAATATTTTTTTGAGAGCAGATGCCTTCTTAAGACAGACTATTAGAAGTATTACTGGGAAGAGAATTGTAGAGACAAAGCACATTTATAAAAAATAGGTTTTTAACATTTATGCTTTCAATTAAAATATTATTTAATATAACTTATATTAGTATTAATAGATTGAAGTTATAATCTATTGTGGTAATATAAGTTATATTAACTACATTTTATTTGTGTTAATAAAAAAAATGGATAAAAAAAATATTACAGCTTGTATTGTTTTGTACAGAAATGACCTCATTATGTTACAGAATGCAGTTCAATCTATTTTGAAATTAGATGATATAGGGAAAGTTTTTTTGGTAGATAATTCGCCTACTAACGAATTAAATATATTGGTTACCGATTCAAAGATAAAATATATCCACAATCCGGCTAATCCTGGATTTGGTGCTTCTCACAATGTGGCAATTCAGAAGGCTATTGAGCTGGGGTCAAAATATCATTTTATAGTAAATCCTGATATTTATTTTGAGGGTAATGTGATTGCACCAATGTTAGAGTATATGGAAAATGATTCAACAATTGGAATGATGATGCCACAGATTTTAAATGAAAATGGGACAATT
This portion of the Flavobacterium sp. CECT 9288 genome encodes:
- a CDS encoding O-antigen translocase, translating into MKLLKTSFFSAIITVIRLASGFIANKVVAIYTGPGGVALIGAFTNFIAIALTFANGAINNGVIKYTSEYEGNEVQQKLLVSTSFKISIYCSIIFGPILIIFAPIFSTWILTNNIYTNAIRVLGISIVLYSLNSLLIAILNGRHQIKTYTIVNTIGSIVGLLFTIFLVYFFKVDGALYALVLSQSIVFFITLSLIVKSPWFSWSYFTQPFNKVLAKKLGGFSLMAIVTAILVPVSQILLRNLIIDKVGIDGAGYWQGMMKVSDGYLLLIVTSLSTYYLPKLSSLKTNKELRNEIFKGYKIILPIVFFGCVIIYYLRFFIIKILYTPSFLQMETLFFWQLVGDFFKMAAWILSYLMLAKAMVKIFIFTEVLFTVLYVVLGFVFVHHLELIGITIAFALNYILYFLTMLFIFRKLIFNKNY
- a CDS encoding glycosyltransferase family 2 protein → MKISVVIPMYNSSKTILMTLNSIKKQTILPYEVIIIDDGSLDESSTIVEDFISNNSTLNIQLVKKTNGGVSTARNAGIKLAKGDWIALLDSDDEWLINKLERQIQVLSENPEIDFLGTNRNGEYFDKILWKKLSVLTRISPKLLMIKFIFVVPTVIFKKEIISDVGYFDETQKYAEEGNYFIRIAQKYNCFLLNESLVLTGDGKAHFGHSGLSGNLKEMEKGELKNLKDALNLKIINVLEYSCLVVFSILKYFRRIVIVKTR
- a CDS encoding DegT/DnrJ/EryC1/StrS aminotransferase family protein; translated protein: MVKFLDLQKVNAQYSVDLKQVAAEVIDSGWYLQGEQVKQFEAGLEVFQEGGHAVAVANGLDALRLILRAYMELGFMQEGDEVIVPANTYIATVLGITDNKLIPVLVEPDLNTFNLDLNLIESKITSKTKAIMVVHLYGRVCWSNELVSLAKKHNLKIIEDNAQAIGALWNGTRSGNLGDAAGFSFYPGKNLGALGDSGAVTTKDAELAKAVRILANYGSSKKYVNQYQGLNSRMDEMQAAFLNVKLRYLENETLRRQEIANYYIENIKSDKLVLPNAGDLHEHVWHLFVIRTNKRDELQDYLQENGIQTLIHYPIPLYKQECYSYMVDISLPITEQIHQEVLSLPISPVMNIDEIEKVVMALNKF
- a CDS encoding DapH/DapD/GlmU-related protein; translation: MVKRYGILGSLRLLVSLLYTKIFYRQARLIRLPFDIRNKRNIKIGKNFTSGFGCRVEAFPLNKESQICISIGNNVQINDYVHIGAVGSITIGDNVLMASKIYISDHNHGSYDELLSDHPMSLPVDRKAICKPVVIGDNVWLGESVCVLPGVTIGEGCVVGALSVVTKSIPPYSIAVGSPAKVIKEYDFEINKWIKK
- the asnB gene encoding asparagine synthase (glutamine-hydrolyzing) → MCGIFGFLGKKYQGSREDLLVMKNSLNHRGPDHFDFSSLEINKEYSVNLGHVRLSIIDTSSAGNQPMNSQSGRFTIVFNGEIYNFLDIKKEIEERLPEILWKGSSDTEVLLAGFELFGLQECVSKLVGMFAFGLWDNELQKFCLVRDRIGEKPLYYGFQGGQFVFASELKAFEVHSNFEKVLNIDAAVGFLLRSCVPQNLSIYKNIYKVIPGTIMEFDFDIIQKQTLPEPIVYWSLVDKVKELEKNNFKGTYQEAKDKLEQLLIQAVKNQSISDVPLGAFLSGGIDSSLVCAILKKYVKSDLHTYTIAMPEPGQNESVHAEKVANSLGTIHKSKELNTDEIISRVDEIISYWDEPFADSSQIPTFFVSELAKNEVTVSLSGDGADEFVYGYSDHPIYDKYASFKIASILGVDKFFGFVMKFEPFRKIGILNRIQNFLSLTTILKNSKNLNEAHAEWRNKFRNNPLPLKNNLISFSDDFLKTKDLGFNFAGYYDALAYLPDDILVKVDRAAMAVSLESRAPFLDHRVLEFLISLPKEFKYENNISKRILKDILYDYVPKSIVDRPKQGFSIPLTFWLRNDLKDWGLKIIEQIPFDSTFWDRKLVFKIWDEHQEHKVDHTERIWNILLLESFFKRKKMLHHASEV
- a CDS encoding glycosyltransferase family 4 protein; amino-acid sequence: MEQIKKIVFLEAVQDYGGARISAVELAERLSRKHKVTIIDFYGSCTPFVENVTKRGIDLRIIEKRETPYIINTSPVLLIKIINSLLFIPHLIGIRKKVQNIIKEIQPDYIVLNNSKVLSSLVYFPNKKFKVLFFARGWFILSQISKLDKLLYKYLVDKFVCVSNATKQALFCGGLTSLDNLYVVHNAISEVALSKEVAVIEKGENTKIILHAGGFLKDKGQLVSLEMAKILKGKGVDFKLVLAGLVYKGGESEVFYNKVVDLVRLYKLDDVVEIVKNKPNVITYFNACDILVHPSETEGLPRVIMEAMILKKPVVANAVGGVSDYILNGFTGFLPHHNSAEEYAEYVEKLIGNEKLYNFIADNGYNLVKTSFTEENQLNSLDKVFES
- a CDS encoding acyltransferase, giving the protein MKFNNVNVRISAKAKIGKNVRIGDNTVIYDNVEIEDNVTICNDCIIGEPLNDYYVDALYDNPVTKIMKNSFIRSHCLFYAGSVFGENFSSGHRVTIRENSKFGNNCRVGTLSDIQGFVQFGNYCWLHSNVHIGQGSTIGNFVFIYPYVVLTNDPTPPSDICNGPTVGDYSQIAVFSVLLPGVKIGEHCLVGAGSIVGKDVGDYQLVLGSPAKFIKDVREIKSRKTDEPHYPWPQRFERGMPWANIGYEKWLEDSNKK
- a CDS encoding glycosyltransferase → MTPLVSIAIVTYNQKEYLKECIESILKQDYENKEIIVADDGSTDGTQEMLLKYEQEYPNLFILKLAKNNLGITKNHNVAHYACKGKYISWMGGDDLMMPGKIIKQVGFMEAHPNCTLLYHNLEVFFSDGIQKSYLLNSKRNAKEGDVETLIKYGSFNGGSSTMLRRSKAPQYGFDERLPIASDWMYWVEALGNGGEIRYLDEVLGRYRRHGNNVTSQQNYNAYIDHLNSCNILLTKYPYLQNVILYRYSENLRALRYKEKENYLNWIKVSFCAGFNMKSLVAYILYFVSLKKISK
- a CDS encoding 2OG-Fe(II) oxygenase; its protein translation is MQLTRSHLAELIFDKLLIHKEELKKEFNQSGRINSCVIDNLLPEAVAREIYEAYPSPEEMALHKSLRENKRIAAQMDLYNPLLEEAVFAFQDEKIVRIVEEITGLKEMTPDEHLYAGGISLMATGNFLNPHLDNSHDNDRENYRVLNLLYYVTPEWDLNNGGNLELWDNGMGEVQRVIHSKFNRLVLMITNKTSIHSVSKVTALGKRCCVSNYYFSKKPAEASEYFHVTSFYGRPEEAVKNIFLRADAFLRQTIRSITGKRIVETKHIYKK